The Anguilla anguilla isolate fAngAng1 chromosome 2, fAngAng1.pri, whole genome shotgun sequence genome contains the following window.
ctttcactgtaATATTCATTAGAACATTTCCATGATATAatacgaaaaaaaaacagtcatgaaAGCTATGAAAGAATTTTTTCCACGAAGTTCAGTCAAGCTGTCATTTTCTGAGCATTATGGAATTTTTTCTTGAACATGATAACAGTTCAAATGCACTGCTGGTAAGTTTTCTGCTGGTAAACAGTGAAGGGACAGCTGAAACAACTGCAAAAGCATGTGGAAAAACCAACTTAAAACATTCAGGATTTGGTGCATAAAGCACAATAAGATCAGCAGAACATGCATCATATCATATACCATAAGCGTAGattgtgtgggggggtggggggaggggggcacaggggATACGTctccctcaatatttagaacatgtgcatttgtcccccccccaataaaaacatgaaagaagaagaggacttttaaattgatgcagaaaatgcacaaattggtgcataaaaattcaccagaatgcaggaaatgaagtgttttatGCTCAAAATTTCCAgggggaggacccccagacccccgcTTAATGTGttccccccaatgttcaaacaaaacctacgccactgtcatataaataaaacagattatggatttttttaaaacaatgttttgggGTGGCAGtctagtataatggctaaggagttggtcttgtaacctaaaactGCTGTTATGCTCATTGTACGTGAAGCAatgcaaggtacttaaactgcatggcttcagtatatatccagctgtgtaaatggatgcaatgctagatgcaatgctatgtaaaaagttatgtaagtcgctctggataagagcatctgctaaatgcctgtaatgtaatgttctctcTGATAACCAATGCGTAATGTTGTTTGAAGGCAAATTTCCAGAGCTGAAATAGCTCATGGGTAGGCCCACTGGGAGGAAATTCGAGTTCGCTTGACCTGCAGTCAAATTCTACACCAAATAGCCCCACTGTTAAACCATTAGAACGAAGTAAATATCGTCTTTTGACCTGCCTGTGACTCTTGGCCAACAGGGATCCCATAGAACATAAAACGTTGTGCCTCCATTGATTTGTAACCTGTAAGACTGTAGTTTTTAGACTTTAGTTTGAGACTGTAAGTTTTTAACACGCGGCCTATATTATCTGTTCACCTGATCTGTGCTTTGGAACGTTATCGTTTACAGATGGCGATTTATACGTCCGGCTATACTATACCATAAGATGGAATCAATCTTTCACCACAGTATGAAGGTAAACTTTACagcaataaaatcaaataaattgaaatgcGATATCagcagttttcattttgttaggTTTAGCGTTTTAGCCTACTTCGGCTGCATGTCCACAGAATGGTTGATGACCGTAAGTTAACTGCGAAAAAGCTTCTAAATTCCAAAGTCCGTTTGTTCCTATTAATCTTAAAACATAAACAACGGCGGAGTGTTATAAGGTAGGCTTAATAGGCCAAACTTTATTGTGAATTAAGCAAACGACAATATGCATACAAATAATATACTCTATATATTTCAAACTTCACATTCGCTATCAACTATGGCCTACATAGCAACATTTATAAAACAGCCTGTAACGCCTCGTTTTCAGTAGCTAACCGAGTAGTTGTTTACAAATGTTACTGTATTaccatttacaaatatataatcTTTTATCAAAATAACCTATATGCTCTCATACCGTATTTACACGACATTtacagaataaattaaattaaattggctTGGAAGCACTCTTCAGGGCCGTTGTGTTTGGCACGTCCAACTCGTCGCGTCATGGCGGTATACGAACTCCTTCCTGGACAAAACAAAGTCATGGCACTTAGTTATGTTCATTTATAACTGAAAGGCCTGAGCTCACACGTGAAGAGTGCACGGCTGGAGCACAAGTAGTCTACTAACACGAGATGATTGGTGTGACTGAAATAAATTGACGTTGTAGGTACGAGGGAATGTACTCACTCTCTGCGGGGCGTCTCGGCGCTGCTGCGGCACAGGAGCCCCTCGTCGCAAGGGCAGATCTGGTTGATGCTGAATGCCAGGCCGCCGTCGGGCACGAAGCAGCTCTCTCCACGCTCCAGCCGCCGTTTGCACACTTGTTCGCCGTGGTGTCGAGCACAGCACATCGAGCCCTCGCAGTCCCGGTCAACCTTGCACCTGGCTCCTGAACGAGACAACGCAGACACATTTCTGTCAAACAGCATCCCCAATCTGCGTGCATCCCATACTCCCGTACGCGTCAGGGCGTGACAGGGAGATAAGTCATAACCGATATTTTCATAAGAATAAAATGTTGGACTAGCTAGTATGTTTCTAAAGCTTGAGTTTGACGAGATGAGACTAGGTTGTCCAGCAATATGTCTCTCCCAAAGCTGAAATTAAACCTACACCTATGCACACTCCACTCCAAaagcaaaacacattaaaacttGTGTGGCCATTTTCTTGTGAAATTTCTTTTCTTACTGTGGTTTTTATTTGGTGTCTTAAGCTATTAATCTTGTGAACAGTTGAACTGGATATGTTGAACAGGAGTTGTAATACAAGATTCTGAGATATTTGGTAAGCGTTGCAGTAGGAGATCTCTCCAACCTGTCCTCAGTTTATAGTGTAGTTAAGTTGAAcataaatataggctacaaaatAATGTGATGATTTATCTTTGTCTCATATTTTTGCAGGGGCCCTGTCAAGAGTTATCCCCAACATGACTGGCTGTCAGCTTTGTTGAGAGCACCGGGTCTAGCGGGTGAGTAGATATGCCCTACCTTCCTGTCCTTCGGGAATACTGCGGTGACACTTTCCGAACATGCAGCTGAGACCGCGCACACACTGGGCGTCCCGTCGGCAGTATTGTCCCGCCTGCTTGAGGGGCACACATAGCCCAAAGTGGCGGTCACAGGAGAGCCCCCTTCCACAAGCGCGGTCATGGTCACAAACCACCTGACAAAGGATGACATTACAACAGGTCAACTTAAGACACTTGATTTGTTACCTGCAGCTGGTGAATATTGGCTAGAGCCTGCCTTGCAGCTCAGACATGTTGGATGCAGTGTCCAGTTAAGGGTGGGGAAATGCTTAAACAATGATACACTGGGAACACTTGGAAAATCCCCAGTTTCCTTTGCCAGCAAGTTTGTGGAACAGCAGAGTCTCCAAATTGAAACATTTAGAACAAACAGTGCCTGTTAATGGGGCAGCACCCTCTCCATCCCAATATCAACATTTGCACACCATCAACATGTAACCCTGTCTGTTGCTGTCTGTGACGTGTTGAAATCCATGTCCAGCCTGACAGAGGATTCTTaaagatcattttaaaagtCTGTGCTGTTGCTGGCGAGTGGTTTTTGGATTATGTGGTAAGGACTTTGGTTTCATTCTTGCCATTCTCTGTTCCAACATGGATACTGTGAACAGTCTGTACAGCAGGATTAATCTAATGAAAACCAGAGACTTTCAAACAGGACATTTACAGCCACATAttaaaatgttcactgttaaaTCAATGTCGATTGAGTACATTTGATCCCCCTTGCCCTGATAtgaactctgttagagttaatTCACAACGAGCAGTCGACCATGCACACAGTAAATCCCAGTTAAACAGGAGCAGATAAGGGAAGAAGCTAAAGCAGCTTTCAGACTGTTTGCTGTAAAGAACTTGCCCCGAGTCCAGTCCGCAGCAGGAGGGCGGAAGGGGTTTCAGAGTTTGAGACGGACTCACCGACGATCCCCGGGCGGCGGCGGGTGACGCTGTGTCCCGGGCGGCAGGGGGCACGTCCTCGGGGGGGCTGTAGGGGATGGAGAGCATCCACGCCCAAATGCGTCCCTCCGCCGGGCCAACGGACAGACCCAGGCACAGCAGCGCCAGAGGGAGGAGCCGCAGGGTGACGGACATCTCCACGCGTCGGTCCGAGGGCGAGAGGGATGCGAGGGAAAAGGGggtcccaaaataaaaaagacaggaGGGTGGAAAGGTCGCTCGCTGCGGGGCGAGGTCCAGCCGGTCTTAGGAGGGGCGAGAGAGCGAGTGGTGATGCTCAGCAGTGGGAGACGATGTTCGATCAGATGTTCCAGGAAGTGCAGCGTCCCTTTGCTCCTCTGTAGTCAGGCAGCAGTGGCCGGCTCCTCTCTGGCCTCGTGCTCTTATAGAGAGCCGGGCCCTCTGCTTCGTCCCCTGTGCTGTTTGCCCAAGCCGCAGGGTGGGAGGAGACAATTAGTAGTTAATGGATTAGCTTAATTGCCTGCGCAACTCCCTGGAAAACGATGAGCGAAGTTATCAGCCGAGGAGAAaaggggtaggggtgggggtgggggtggggggggggggtggagggtagCACGGAGACAACAGGTCCACACAATGGGAGGAGACGAGCCCCCTCTCGGGCTTATCTCATTTTGGACAAACAGGGCCTAGGTAATGGCCGGGACAAAAGCCGGCAAACAAGCCTGAATGTCGGAGGCCGCTGAAAGGCGTCCGCGGGCCCGGCGCTGTTGACCCTGGCCCTCTCGCTATACAAACAGCACTCCGCCCCACGCTGGGAGCAATTTGCAGAAGCAGCGTTCCGCAGGCAACCCCGGGCTCTCATTAAACGTAATTACGGTGAGTGATTATCTCTCGGTGAATGTAGACAAGGGGCAGCGGGTcacggggggtcgggggggggggagttcaaCATGTGGAACAGGTGAACACACGACTTGGTGTTTTTGCAAACTTGCAAAACCGTCTTACGTTTTCCTACAAATGATAGGTAAGCAGATAAAGAATCGTGAAACAAGTTATGCTCTTCCTGATCTTCACAGCTAGAATTAAGTCTTATTGTATGAACACCTAAACCCGTTAGCAAAATGTGACCTTTTTAATATGTGAACTATAGGTAAACTGTCCAAATGGCAGCGCTTCCCTGTTGCGAGCAGAGCCAAAAACCACGAGAAGCTGTTGGCTTGTGCAGGATCCCACTGAAACGGCCAGTATGAAAGCaaaatgcccccccacccccactgtggCACGAGCCCTGTGGCCACGTCATTTGGCGTCTCATTGAGATggtttatgtgtgcatttggGGAAAATCACTTCCGCGGTAGCGGAAAGGAAGTAACTATCGATGTAAAATGTTGCAAATCTAGTGCTTGGAGAGTAGAATCAGTGAGTGAGGCTTCTTTTCAGAATAATTTTAATGACTGTAATAATGTATCTGTGCAGTCTACACATTATCAATGATTACTCTCCAATTTTCCTTGATGTATTGCGCAATCGCCTTTTTCTTCATGCATATGCATAACAATGGGCTAGATGAATTTTAGTGAGGAATTGTCTCCTGCACTTTgataataaaacatacaataaaaaatgtgctttctcTTCTTCGCAAATAGCCATGGCCATATTCTGGAGATAGATTTCACCTTATGGCTTGTCTTTAATATTGGTTTTTGAAATATGGGCATAGAGGCCTCAGAAAATAGTTCTGCTCAAAATGGGGTCTTCAGCCAAGGCTATTCTGGTGTTTACCTGGTTTCATTTATCCATGAAATATCAGCAGAGGAGATGTGTCGGGCGCACCGGAGGGCATTCTGGGCCGCGCCTGTCTGCAGATCAGTTCTTTGCGATAGAACAGCCATACGCAGGCTGCATTTTGATCTGTGCCTTTTTCATCCATTTTGCTGCTTCCAGTATGATTTCTCACACACATCATATGCTTTGCTTTAATCCTAATGATTTGAATAACATGATACTGGTGAcgcatgtgtgtctgttgcATTTGTCCTTAATCATTGCAAATGTTGCAATTTCTTAATAAAAATTTACGTGGAGGGCTGCTTAACCTAGGAACTGATCATTCAGAGGGTGCTTTTTGTTTCCATCAGCCCCAGCGTCCTGCACACACCCCGTGTTGTTAGCTGGAGAGAACTGAAGTGATGTCGCAAGGACGAAAGCAGAAATCTCTAAAACAGCCACCCGGACTAGAAGTTTGTGTCTCCCTCTGCTGCAGTTATGATTTTATAAagctcctctcttccctcctctcatGTGTCCataaaccacagaaacagctcTACCCCACCAGACATGTCATCTAGCTGGCGCATAGATTTGGAATACGTGAATAATGCATAAAGCACATATTTACTATGCTTTTGAGCAtggtaaaatttaaaaatatatttttttacttatttttattgaaaacgACCATGATGAAACCAGTCACCATGGTGAAAAACATTTTCGGATATGTCAGTGGCTCTCTCGCCTGTGGTGACTAATGGCCGATGTGGTGCGTAATTGTCAGCGTTACCTGTTTTCTAATTAGAGTTACGGAATTGCTAGCAAAACGTTAAGTATCCCCCATTTGCTGGGCGTGCAGCCACGTGCTATGCAAGCCAAGCAAGAGTCTGAAAACGTCCATAAATAAAGCAGCAAACTTACAAAAAAGAAGCAGAGGAACGATTTGCCAACCCCTGCACAAATAGAAAATCATGTCAGGTTGACCCGGCGCTGTCTGTTCAGCAGGTAGCAATCCGTGGGAGCCGGTTCGCTCGTGTTTGTTAATGAAGCGCAATGCAATTAAGCCTGAATGGATAACATCTCCAAATCCCCCACCGGCCACTTGCTGCCTGATAGTCGCTGTGTGTTCAAGCTTGCTAATGCACGGGACCCATGAGCAGTGTCCTTCAGAGTGCACACGGAACGGCTGAGCCGCTATTgtctgcctcctccctccctccctctcccctgcctcgTTTAGCATTCAATTAGAACCTTTTTATCAAGTACGACCGCGCCACTGATAACGAGGGCagacggagggagggatggggagagggagagacgtgtgTCTGAAAGTTCTGGCTCGGCTGTGCCCTCAGCTTCACTTAGAGGGACAGtaactgctgttgtacctttgagcaaggtgcttaacctgcattgcttc
Protein-coding sequences here:
- the LOC118220362 gene encoding dickkopf-related protein 3-like, producing the protein MSVTLRLLPLALLCLGLSVGPAEGRIWAWMLSIPYSPPEDVPPAARDTASPAAARGSSVVCDHDRACGRGLSCDRHFGLCVPLKQAGQYCRRDAQCVRGLSCMFGKCHRSIPEGQEGARCKVDRDCEGSMCCARHHGEQVCKRRLERGESCFVPDGGLAFSINQICPCDEGLLCRSSAETPRRE